The genome window GGTAAAGCATATAGCCAAAGAGGATGGGTGATGCAATATCATATCGGAGCATTAAGAAGTGCGAACTCTCGTTTATTTCAATCAATTGGTGCAAATATAGGCTGTGATTCGATGCAAGATAGTCCTATTGCTATTCCATTAGCGAAATTATTAGATGAGCTGGATCGAGATGACAACCTCCCTAAGACCATTCTGTATGGATTAAATCCGAATGCTAATGAAGTTTTAGCAACGATGGCTGGGAATTTCCAAGAAGGTGGAATTCCATCCAAAGTACAATTCGGATCTGGCTGGTGGTTTAATGATCATATCGAAGGTATGGTAGCACAAATGAAAACACTTGGGAACCAAGGGCTATTATCGAGATTTATTGGAATGTTGACAGATTCACGCAGTTTTTTATCTTATAGCCGTCATGATTATTTTAGAAGAATTCTATGTAATCTAATAGGGAATTGGGTGGAAAATGGAGAGTACCCAAATGATATAGAATGGCTCGGGCAAATTGTTCAAGATATATCTTATTATAATGCTCAGCGTTATTTTGATTTTCAGTTAAAAATGGATTACTGAATCGATGCAAATAAAAATAAAGAAGGCGAAGAATGTTGTTATTACTAGATAAAGAGGCTATTCAATCCAAGAAAGATAGTTTTTCAAGAATAGGAATAAAAACACCTAATTATGATTATAGAGGAATATGGGAAGAGACAAAGAAAGAGCCTATTTGGTTACATATAGGGGGTGGGAATTTATTTAGAGCTTTTCATTCGGTATTACAGCAGCATTTAATTGAAAAACAAAAAACGAAAAAAGGAATAATCGTTGTATCTACCATGGATGATGGATTAATCGAAAAAATTTACCATCCATATGATAACTTAAGTCTAAATGTAGTAATGAAAAGTAACGGTACGCTAGATATGGAAGTCATTGCAAGTGTGGCGGAAAGTATAGCTGCCTATAGTAATAATTATTCGTGGCAGCGTCTGATAGAGATATTTACAACTTCATCCTTACAATTCATTACTTTATCGATTACAGAAAAAGGGTATGAATTAAGAGATATAAAAGGAAATCTTCAACCAACTATAATAAAAGAATTAGAACAAGGACTTTATCAACCAAAACATACGATGGTTATGTTAACTTCGCTGTTGAATGAGCGATATAAGGCTGGAAAGATACCTTTAGCATTAGTTAGCACAGATAATTTCTCCCATAATGGAGATAAGCTGAAAGATGCTATTCTCACGGTTGCTGCTTATTGGCAAAAAAGAGGGGTTGTGGACAAAGGATTTATTGAATATCTAACAGATCAAACAAAAATTGCTTTCCCATGGACCATGATAGATAAGATTACGCCACTTCCTTCTGTTGCAGTAAAAGAAAAGTTATCTGACCTTGGTTATGGAAGTACAGAATTGATTAAGATAAGAGAAAATGCTCCCACTATTGCTCCATTTGTGAATACCGAAGAAAGTGAATATTTGGTTATGGAGGATTGTTTTCCAAATGGAAGACCATCATTAGAAGAAGTAGGTGTATTCTTTACAAATAGAGATACAGTGGATCAAATTGAAAGAATGAAGGTATGTACGTGTTTGAATCCTCTTCATACAGCATTGGCTATATTTGGCTGTTTACTAGGATATACTTCCATTGCGGATGAAATGAAAGACAACGATCTTAAAAGTTTAGTAGAGAAAATAGGCTATGAAGAGGGGATGAAAGTCGTAACTGATCCCGGAATTATTCATCCAATGCAGTTTATAAAGGAAGTAATAGAAGTACGTTTCCCCAACCCAAACAATCCAGATACACCGCAGAGAATAGCAGCTGACACCTCTCAAAAACTAGCTATTCGTTTTGGAGAAACAATTAAATTATATGTAAAAAGAGATGATTTGGATGTTGAGGATTTACACTTTATCCCACTAACGATTGCTGCCTGGTGTCGATATTTGATGGGGATTAATGATGGTGGTAAGGAAATGTCGTTAAGTCCTGACCCTTTGTTAGAGGAATTACAAAAGCAAATAAAAAAAATAAAGTTTGGCAGCCCTGGCTCAGTAGGAAATTACTTACAGCCAATTCTATCAAATGAGCGAATATTTGGTAGCAATTTATATGCAATAGGGTTAGGAGACAAAGTAGAGCTGTTTTTTAAACAATTCATACAGGGATTAGGAGCTGTTAGAAAAACACTTCATAATCAAATAAGTTTAAAAGCTTGATGCATAACGCCGTGAAAAAATTATCGAAAGTGTAGGAAAAGAAGAGGCACATCTAAACCGGCACTATGTCAAGGACACAATAAAAAAGAGATTAAGCAAAGAGAAGTATAAAATTTGAAAGATGGATTGGAATGGCATTTAAGTAGGGAATAAAAAATTAACTTTTCTAAAAAGAAAGCGTTGACATATTTTGCAAGACGTGATAAATTACAGATATCAAATAACAAAACTTAAAAGTTCCGTGAAGGAATGTTACCTTAAGTGGGCATAACCTGAACTGACTAGAAGAACATGCTATTGTTTTGCGTGTATTTTAGTCAGGTCAGGTTTTTTTATTTGTAAAAACCAAATTCCATAGCTGAAGGAAGGGTAAAAAAATG of Niallia circulans contains these proteins:
- a CDS encoding mannitol dehydrogenase family protein, whose amino-acid sequence is MLLLLDKEAIQSKKDSFSRIGIKTPNYDYRGIWEETKKEPIWLHIGGGNLFRAFHSVLQQHLIEKQKTKKGIIVVSTMDDGLIEKIYHPYDNLSLNVVMKSNGTLDMEVIASVAESIAAYSNNYSWQRLIEIFTTSSLQFITLSITEKGYELRDIKGNLQPTIIKELEQGLYQPKHTMVMLTSLLNERYKAGKIPLALVSTDNFSHNGDKLKDAILTVAAYWQKRGVVDKGFIEYLTDQTKIAFPWTMIDKITPLPSVAVKEKLSDLGYGSTELIKIRENAPTIAPFVNTEESEYLVMEDCFPNGRPSLEEVGVFFTNRDTVDQIERMKVCTCLNPLHTALAIFGCLLGYTSIADEMKDNDLKSLVEKIGYEEGMKVVTDPGIIHPMQFIKEVIEVRFPNPNNPDTPQRIAADTSQKLAIRFGETIKLYVKRDDLDVEDLHFIPLTIAAWCRYLMGINDGGKEMSLSPDPLLEELQKQIKKIKFGSPGSVGNYLQPILSNERIFGSNLYAIGLGDKVELFFKQFIQGLGAVRKTLHNQISLKA